The Pleuronectes platessa chromosome 10, fPlePla1.1, whole genome shotgun sequence genome contains a region encoding:
- the LOC128449960 gene encoding trypsinogen-like protein 3, giving the protein MNLLLVLALGLAGASPLGEHKECPPHSRPWQVNLHDGRMSCSGALIDQWWIVTSFDCAPTAHGSIATLGDHDVTVEEGTEQHIHVSEVIRHSPYRSPFHSLTMVRLARPAQFNQHVQPVPLPSRCPQPGEICSVSGWGSTRPNHYEPQQRLKCITVPVVDDQTCVNTFPEYLYWSMGMVCAGRADTDNCMDNGGSVMVCGGQLQGVQWFNHGCRNPADPSVYSKMCQYNDWIHQVMAHYPPFVPTTVSTTTRGRRD; this is encoded by the exons GAGCGTCTCCCCTGGGGGAACACAAGGAGTGCCCGCCTCACTCCAGACCCTGGCAGGTGAATCTGCACGATGGAAGAATGTCCTGCAGCGGAGCTCTCATCGACCAGTGGTGGATAGTGACCTCCTTTGACTGTGCACCCAC AGCCCACGGGTCCATTGCAACCCTGGGAGACCACGATGTGACGGTGGAGGAAGGAACCGAGCAGCACATCCACGTCTCCGAGGTGATCCGTCACAGCCCGTACCGCTCGCCCTTCCACAGCCTCACCATGGTGCGTCTGGCCCGGCCTGCCCAGTTCAACCAGCACGTCCAGCCGGTCCCACTGCCCAGCCGCTGCCCGCAGCCCGGGGAGATCTGCTCTGTGAGCGGCTGGGGCTCCACCAGGCCCAATCACT ACGAGCCTCAGCAGCGGCTGAAGTGTATCACCGTGCCGGTCGTGGATGATCAGACGTGTGTGAACACTTTCCCTGAGTACCTGTACTGGAGCATGGGCATGGTCTGCGCTGGTCGAGCAGACACAGATAACTGCATG GATAATGGCGGCAGTGTGATGGTGTGCGGAGGCCAGCTGCAGGGGGTGCAGTGGTTCAACCATGGCTGCAGAAACCCAGCTGACCCGAGTGTCTACTCCAAGATGTGCCAGTACAACGACTGGATCCACCAAGTGATGGCCCACTACCCACCGTTCGTGCCGACCACTGTTTCGACCACGACACGAGGCCGCAGGGACTAA